The following are from one region of the Gammaproteobacteria bacterium genome:
- a CDS encoding Mut7-C ubiquitin/RNAse domain-containing protein, producing MAQIGIRFYRTLNDFIAPTLADTEIIHNFDRKASIKDMIESFNVPHTEVERIVVNGIAVGFNYIVRNGDCIEVFPACENLSTIPACQLRPALLPPLLFVADSNLGRLARYLRLLGFDCLYRNDYDDDAVAIIASEQQRVVLTRDRSLLRRKIVTYGYFVRADQPKIQTSEVLKRFALYSLIKPLTRCTHCNGVLAETGKSQIECRLEPLTRRYYDKFLMCPDCSRIYWQGSHSIRIKQLLAELVDENNSQAIL from the coding sequence GTGGCGCAAATCGGCATCCGTTTTTATCGCACATTAAATGATTTCATCGCGCCAACGCTGGCCGATACCGAGATTATTCACAATTTTGACCGGAAAGCTTCGATAAAGGACATGATCGAATCTTTCAATGTGCCGCATACGGAAGTTGAGCGTATCGTGGTAAATGGCATTGCAGTCGGTTTTAACTATATTGTGCGGAATGGAGACTGTATCGAGGTTTTCCCGGCCTGTGAGAATCTCAGCACTATACCCGCATGTCAGCTCCGGCCTGCATTATTACCTCCGCTGTTATTCGTGGCCGACAGTAATCTTGGAAGATTGGCGCGCTATCTGAGATTGCTTGGATTCGATTGTCTGTATCGCAACGATTATGACGATGACGCGGTGGCAATAATAGCCAGTGAGCAGCAGCGCGTCGTGCTTACCCGCGACCGCTCGCTATTGCGGCGGAAAATTGTTACGTATGGGTATTTTGTGCGCGCGGATCAACCCAAAATTCAAACGAGCGAAGTTCTGAAACGATTTGCGTTATATTCTTTGATCAAGCCTCTGACACGGTGTACGCACTGCAACGGGGTGTTGGCAGAAACCGGGAAAAGCCAAATTGAATGCCGTCTCGAGCCATTGACAAGGAGGTATTACGATAAATTTTTAATGTGCCCGGATTGCAGCCGGATTTACTGGCAAGGAAGTCACTCAATACGTATCAAGCAACTGCTCGCTGAATTGGTTGATGAGAATAATAGCCAGGCTATACTTTAA
- a CDS encoding cytochrome P450, whose translation MSTSYLERYDATPDAEKFPLVRRWMDTEPLPFFKELRANRPILVTPDCTLVTRFDDVREILKMYKVFTVKPYVPKMDNYLMMHDDDALHTREKSLMQFMLNRDDLPKVRNLVAEIASGILDDANGKIEIVNSFCRMVPATLVQKYFGLTGAKREDLIEWSYWNQYDTFHNQPFDLVPAELSQRIIDRHSETSKKLGDYITMLIAKRLLAVKLEKLTFSTIVRLDDDIVTRMLRTSFAKELDFDIKRLGINAGGLLIGAIETTSQAVAQVLQYLFQHPQWLAAAKSAAQKEDATEFDGIVWEALRFVPITSYLFRTTVSDYTAAKGTNYETVLRAGTYVLPVTLSAMFDERAFESPDEFIPQRNWYNYFHFGFGDHECLGRYVGMVMIPEMARQVFLRKEIEPKSNIDYKSGPFPESYDLSWTAA comes from the coding sequence ATGAGTACAAGTTATCTTGAACGGTATGATGCAACCCCCGATGCAGAAAAATTCCCGCTGGTACGGCGCTGGATGGATACGGAACCTTTGCCGTTTTTCAAGGAATTGCGCGCCAATCGTCCGATTTTAGTAACGCCGGACTGCACGCTGGTAACCCGCTTTGACGATGTCAGGGAAATCTTGAAGATGTACAAGGTATTCACCGTCAAGCCCTATGTGCCTAAGATGGATAATTATCTGATGATGCACGATGACGATGCGTTGCATACCCGGGAGAAATCGTTGATGCAATTTATGCTGAATCGCGATGATCTGCCCAAGGTACGCAATTTAGTTGCGGAAATCGCCAGCGGGATTCTTGATGACGCCAACGGCAAGATCGAAATCGTGAACAGTTTTTGCCGGATGGTGCCGGCGACATTGGTGCAAAAATATTTTGGCCTGACCGGTGCAAAACGGGAAGATTTGATCGAATGGTCTTATTGGAATCAATACGATACCTTTCACAATCAGCCATTCGACCTGGTGCCGGCGGAATTATCGCAACGGATTATCGATCGTCACAGTGAGACTTCCAAAAAACTGGGCGACTATATCACGATGCTGATTGCAAAGCGTTTGCTGGCTGTGAAACTCGAGAAATTGACGTTCTCGACGATTGTCCGGTTGGATGACGATATTGTCACTCGGATGTTGCGTACCAGTTTTGCCAAAGAACTGGATTTCGATATTAAACGGTTGGGGATTAACGCCGGCGGTCTTCTGATCGGTGCAATCGAGACCACATCGCAAGCGGTAGCTCAGGTGTTGCAATACTTGTTCCAGCATCCGCAATGGCTGGCTGCGGCCAAATCCGCCGCGCAGAAGGAAGATGCCACCGAGTTCGACGGTATCGTGTGGGAAGCGCTGCGGTTTGTGCCGATCACGTCGTATTTGTTCCGCACCACCGTGAGCGACTATACCGCAGCGAAGGGAACTAACTATGAAACAGTTTTGCGTGCCGGTACTTATGTGCTGCCGGTGACGCTGTCCGCAATGTTCGATGAACGGGCCTTCGAATCGCCGGATGAATTCATTCCGCAACGCAACTGGTACAACTATTTCCATTTCGGCTTCGGTGACCATGAATGCCTGGGCCGTTACGTGGGTATGGTAATGATTCCTGAAATGGCGCGTCAGGTATTTCTGAGGAAAGAAATTGAGCCTAAGAGCAATATAGATTATAAATCCGGCCCGTTCCCGGAATCGTATGACCTATCATGGACTGCGGCGTGA
- a CDS encoding ribonuclease E, whose translation MKKNFVSSQKRFLFLYSVLALSIGVLSGCKVGLIPETEEAQNRYAATVEQDHLGDSYTQIKYLDQGWKPEDSLWFYNTTQGSNLMPYDFFLALEKPGESQLFRSDENMNFYRYLPQKASSGNPDALPVGWVKDVYKGKEYVGLTCAACHTGQINYNGVGIRIDGGPATADMENIMIDLAKALQYTRENAEAKQRFVKKVLERGNYKTEADVLADLSKYEQRLYSYTFINASQTPYGYARLDAFGRIYNRVLEHVINEKELRELLHDRKVRFDKELTKAQIEEISRLDKAVTEKEIDEILSKVDKVITGEQRDHLMEQLKKHLTPLQIALLNDAVFNRPDAPVSYPFLWDIAQHDYVQWNGIANNAGLGPIGRNTGEVIGVFGTLDWREEKGISLPSLLFQGSGNTRVRFDSSVDVQNLHRIESHLKKLNSPVWPQEILGDIDKERAAKGEILFAEYCAACHAAVDRTDPDRRIIASMTRVSDVGTDSTMAKNSFAYQGYSGILRNQYVSLEVGNLLLDKKAPVAALLTQATKNVVATPDPDKWFFQRWADWAVNLVTAYTENEIKSSIKNGNYDPDTTVNPLASLNAYKGRPLNGIWATAPYLHNGSVPTLYHLLLPKKREGDSDDGEYRPDQFKVGSREFDPEKVGLKSGDKGFTFDTRSPANSNAGHEYASGKTAQPNGETLKPLSKEEKLDLLEYLKTL comes from the coding sequence GTGAAAAAAAATTTTGTATCGTCGCAAAAGCGGTTTTTATTTCTTTATTCAGTCTTGGCTCTTTCCATCGGCGTGCTATCGGGCTGTAAAGTAGGCCTGATCCCCGAGACCGAAGAGGCGCAAAATCGCTATGCCGCTACTGTTGAACAAGATCATCTTGGCGATAGTTATACTCAGATCAAGTACCTTGATCAGGGCTGGAAACCGGAAGATAGTTTGTGGTTTTATAACACCACGCAAGGCTCGAACCTGATGCCCTATGATTTCTTTCTGGCACTGGAAAAGCCGGGGGAATCCCAGCTTTTCCGTTCTGATGAGAATATGAATTTCTACCGGTATTTACCGCAGAAAGCTTCATCGGGCAACCCGGATGCACTGCCTGTTGGATGGGTTAAAGATGTCTACAAGGGTAAAGAATATGTCGGTTTAACTTGTGCCGCCTGCCACACTGGGCAGATAAATTATAACGGTGTGGGTATCCGCATTGATGGCGGTCCGGCTACGGCGGATATGGAAAACATCATGATCGATCTTGCAAAAGCTTTGCAATATACGCGTGAAAATGCGGAAGCTAAGCAGCGGTTTGTCAAGAAAGTGCTGGAACGGGGCAATTACAAAACGGAAGCTGATGTACTCGCTGATTTGAGTAAATATGAACAGCGCCTATACAGCTACACGTTCATCAACGCCAGTCAAACTCCCTATGGCTATGCACGGCTCGATGCCTTTGGCCGCATTTATAATCGCGTGCTGGAGCATGTCATCAACGAAAAGGAGTTGAGAGAATTATTGCATGATCGGAAGGTACGGTTTGATAAGGAGTTGACGAAGGCGCAAATCGAAGAGATTTCACGGTTGGATAAGGCGGTGACTGAGAAAGAAATCGACGAGATCCTGTCGAAAGTGGATAAAGTAATAACGGGAGAACAACGTGATCATTTGATGGAGCAGCTTAAAAAGCATCTTACTCCTTTGCAAATAGCGCTATTGAATGATGCAGTGTTCAATAGACCGGATGCACCTGTCAGCTATCCTTTTTTATGGGATATTGCGCAACACGATTATGTGCAATGGAATGGGATAGCCAATAATGCCGGGTTGGGACCGATTGGCCGGAACACGGGTGAAGTGATTGGCGTATTTGGCACGCTTGACTGGAGGGAGGAAAAGGGCATTTCATTGCCATCATTACTGTTCCAAGGTTCCGGCAACACGCGTGTCAGATTTGATTCTTCCGTTGATGTGCAAAACTTGCACAGAATTGAATCGCACTTGAAAAAATTAAATTCCCCGGTATGGCCGCAAGAGATTCTCGGAGACATTGATAAGGAAAGAGCTGCTAAAGGGGAAATATTGTTTGCCGAGTATTGTGCCGCCTGCCATGCTGCGGTCGATCGCACGGATCCCGATCGTCGCATCATTGCTAGCATGACGAGAGTCAGCGACGTGGGAACGGATTCAACCATGGCGAAGAACAGCTTTGCCTATCAAGGATATTCCGGCATTTTGCGCAACCAGTATGTAAGTCTTGAGGTAGGTAATCTTTTGCTGGATAAAAAGGCTCCTGTTGCCGCTTTGCTGACCCAGGCGACTAAAAACGTAGTGGCTACCCCCGATCCTGATAAATGGTTTTTCCAGCGGTGGGCGGATTGGGCTGTTAATCTCGTGACCGCCTATACTGAAAATGAGATTAAATCTTCCATCAAGAATGGTAATTACGATCCGGACACTACAGTCAATCCACTGGCTTCACTCAACGCCTACAAGGGACGGCCTTTGAATGGAATCTGGGCAACCGCGCCTTATTTGCATAATGGTTCGGTGCCGACGCTTTACCATTTATTGTTACCCAAAAAACGCGAAGGTGACTCGGATGACGGAGAATACCGTCCTGATCAGTTTAAGGTTGGATCACGCGAATTTGATCCGGAAAAAGTCGGCTTGAAGAGCGGTGATAAGGGTTTTACTTTTGATACCCGTTCACCTGCCAATAGTAATGCCGGCCACGAATATGCATCCGGTAAAACAGCGCAGCCTAATGGAGAAACTTTAAAGCCGCTGAGCAAGGAAGAAAAACTCGACTTACTGGAATATCTCAAGACTCTGTAA